A genomic stretch from Picrophilus oshimae DSM 9789 includes:
- a CDS encoding DNA double-strand break repair nuclease NurA: METYTDFINYINSNLDEIRSNLIIAGDSYDYNIYKKNFDKYFHYYRSNKDLKNKRILAVDSSIFSRQLYSGMVFIMARAYSFSNKFVEKTFSAGIYDLNPMELRNFEILLMEHLEHKCVIKSIENERYDYIFIDGSYKSRLNHFNIDLKIPGNESFMREYFSTMNEMISMAREKGIDLIYIAKSSVDNSFRNLLINGLSNDEKSRLRNASDHLIIKSLAKEPGYTEPVIESSGKYAIMDILPEITDIPLKINVVSNRFLNNNASVYDIVDLIFYGYNGYRNYNIWLYYVDRMVKFRKKEVENLYMRTFERLTGIPFYESRGDRRARIHV, encoded by the coding sequence GTGGAAACATACACGGATTTTATTAATTACATTAATTCAAATTTAGATGAAATAAGATCAAACCTAATAATTGCAGGTGATTCATACGATTATAATATTTACAAAAAAAATTTTGATAAATACTTTCATTATTATAGGAGTAATAAAGATCTAAAGAATAAAAGGATACTTGCCGTGGACAGCTCAATCTTCTCAAGGCAGCTTTACAGCGGCATGGTCTTTATAATGGCAAGGGCATACTCATTTTCAAATAAATTTGTTGAAAAGACCTTTTCTGCTGGCATCTATGATCTAAATCCAATGGAGCTTAGAAACTTCGAGATACTTTTAATGGAGCACCTTGAGCATAAATGCGTAATAAAAAGCATTGAAAATGAAAGATACGATTATATCTTTATCGATGGTTCATACAAGAGCAGGCTAAATCATTTTAACATTGATTTAAAGATACCGGGCAATGAATCATTCATGCGTGAATACTTTTCAACAATGAATGAGATGATCTCAATGGCAAGGGAGAAAGGCATTGACCTAATTTATATAGCAAAGAGCAGTGTAGATAATTCGTTTAGAAACCTTCTTATTAATGGTTTAAGCAATGATGAAAAATCAAGATTAAGAAATGCCAGCGATCATTTGATAATAAAATCACTTGCAAAGGAACCGGGGTACACTGAACCCGTAATAGAAAGTTCAGGGAAATACGCAATAATGGATATACTACCTGAAATAACAGATATACCATTAAAAATAAACGTTGTTTCAAACAGGTTTCTTAACAATAATGCCAGTGTATATGATATAGTTGATTTAATATTCTACGGATACAATGGTTACAGGAATTATAATATATGGCTTTACTACGTTGATAGAATGGTAAAGTTCAGAAAAAAGGAGGTTGAAAACCTTTATATGCGTACATTTGAAAGGTTAACAGGAATACCATTCTATGAGAGCAGGGGTGATAGGCGTGCAAGAATCCATGTCTGA
- a CDS encoding acylphosphatase, translating into MYIFHGRVQGIGLRARTYSMAKSLGLSGYIKNRDDGTVEAVFQGDEEKIKRIIEYIKGIAYIEKIDYFDDDVKYNDFQIRY; encoded by the coding sequence ATGTACATATTCCATGGTAGGGTTCAGGGCATAGGCCTCAGGGCCAGGACCTATTCAATGGCCAAAAGCCTTGGATTATCGGGTTATATCAAAAACCGTGATGACGGAACAGTTGAGGCCGTGTTTCAGGGAGATGAGGAAAAAATAAAAAGGATCATTGAATACATAAAAGGCATAGCATATATAGAAAAAATCGATTATTTTGATGATGATGTTAAATATAACGATTTTCAGATAAGGTATTAA
- a CDS encoding HemK2/MTQ2 family protein methyltransferase: MDIKYNDDVYRPAEDTYLMMDNIKCGKKVLEIGAGTGIISVNLALNNHDVTATDIDDKAIDLIKENARINHVNIKIIKSDLFDNIYDKYDTIIFNPPYLPVENEDIKWSGGSDGFNVTSRFLKDAYMHLNDNGSIYIILSDLTDINKLKNDFKNYEFIEIKRCTFDFESIILYMLRVRTCPQ, encoded by the coding sequence GTGGATATAAAATACAATGATGATGTTTACAGGCCTGCAGAGGACACATATCTTATGATGGACAATATAAAATGCGGCAAAAAGGTTCTTGAGATAGGGGCTGGCACAGGAATAATATCGGTAAACCTTGCTTTAAATAATCACGATGTAACCGCAACTGACATAGATGATAAGGCTATAGATCTAATAAAGGAAAATGCCAGAATAAATCATGTTAATATAAAAATAATAAAATCTGATCTTTTTGATAATATATATGATAAATATGATACAATAATATTTAATCCGCCATATCTGCCTGTGGAAAACGAGGATATAAAATGGTCAGGCGGTTCAGACGGTTTCAATGTTACATCAAGGTTTTTAAAGGATGCCTACATGCATCTAAATGATAACGGTTCAATATATATTATACTATCAGATTTAACAGATATAAATAAATTAAAAAACGATTTTAAAAACTATGAATTCATAGAGATAAAGAGGTGCACCTTTGATTTTGAATCAATAATATTATACATGTTAAGGGTGAGAACATGCCCACAATAG
- a CDS encoding helicase HerA domain-containing protein has translation MQESMSEIGYVISSSGDDLSFVLNPGENVRRWDYVSVFNNGEIIGRIISIESRSQLVDLNTDYKSMKRYIENNINDSTNICHVQILGHVVNDNVRNSREIINIGTPVYLSNSDTLSRIFSFNDEESLKIGKLMDSNIDVSININGLRRHVAILAQTGAGKSHTAGVIIEELIKKGVSVIVLDPHADYVFMKKTHDDKIYNENVMVFRTPMSTGRYGSEVGIVNTFTIRFQDLNQEDLCGIMDINESWANLTGIVNDIFDNMKGQHDYDDFMETAKSLGENYNKIRNRLRYLEKIKGVFSNKSTGINDYLSPGRLSILDLSGLDEYLADYFAWRILNTVYDAKFSNDFKYPVFVVVEEAHRFVPPRERGRTKTGEIIKKIAAEGRKFGIFLIVITQRPGKIDQDVLSQCNSQIILRITNPADQNAVINSSESITEYIIEDLPSLDIGEAVLTGEFVKMPCIVKIRNRETRAGGSDIDIISLLRMARDEIDSMNDPRKIKERNKKLLGDL, from the coding sequence GTGCAAGAATCCATGTCTGAGATTGGTTATGTTATTTCAAGCTCCGGTGATGATTTAAGCTTCGTTTTAAACCCGGGCGAAAACGTGAGGCGCTGGGATTATGTATCTGTTTTTAATAACGGCGAGATCATAGGAAGAATAATATCAATAGAATCAAGAAGCCAGCTGGTGGATTTAAATACAGACTATAAGAGCATGAAGAGGTACATTGAAAATAATATAAATGATAGTACAAACATATGCCATGTTCAGATACTTGGCCATGTCGTTAATGATAATGTTAGAAACTCCAGGGAGATCATAAATATTGGAACGCCGGTGTATCTATCAAACAGCGACACGCTTTCAAGGATCTTTTCATTCAATGATGAGGAGTCATTAAAAATAGGAAAATTAATGGATTCAAACATTGATGTCTCAATAAATATAAATGGCCTGAGAAGGCATGTTGCAATACTTGCACAGACAGGCGCTGGTAAAAGCCATACGGCCGGTGTTATCATAGAGGAATTAATCAAGAAGGGCGTCTCTGTAATCGTTCTGGACCCACATGCGGATTATGTTTTCATGAAAAAAACTCATGATGATAAAATATACAATGAAAACGTCATGGTTTTTAGAACACCAATGAGCACTGGCCGCTACGGCAGCGAGGTTGGAATAGTCAATACATTCACAATAAGATTCCAGGATCTTAATCAGGAGGATCTCTGCGGCATAATGGATATAAATGAATCCTGGGCAAATTTAACGGGCATAGTCAACGATATCTTTGACAACATGAAGGGCCAGCATGATTACGATGATTTTATGGAAACTGCAAAATCCCTTGGAGAAAACTATAATAAAATAAGAAACCGTTTAAGGTATCTTGAAAAAATAAAAGGCGTCTTTTCAAATAAATCGACAGGGATCAATGATTATCTATCACCTGGAAGGCTCTCGATTCTGGATCTTTCAGGCCTTGATGAATACCTTGCCGATTACTTTGCATGGCGCATACTTAACACTGTATATGACGCAAAGTTCTCAAATGATTTTAAGTACCCGGTCTTTGTTGTTGTTGAGGAGGCTCACAGGTTCGTGCCCCCAAGGGAACGTGGAAGGACAAAAACCGGTGAGATAATAAAGAAGATCGCAGCCGAGGGCAGAAAATTTGGTATATTTTTAATAGTAATAACACAGAGGCCAGGGAAGATAGATCAGGACGTCCTGAGCCAGTGTAATTCACAGATTATACTAAGGATAACGAACCCGGCAGATCAAAATGCAGTTATAAACAGCAGTGAGAGTATAACCGAGTATATTATAGAGGATCTTCCATCACTTGACATAGGCGAGGCAGTGCTAACAGGCGAATTTGTAAAGATGCCATGCATTGTAAAGATAAGAAACCGTGAGACAAGGGCCGGTGGCTCCGATATAGATATAATATCTTTGCTAAGAATGGCCCGCGATGAAATAGATTCAATGAACGATCCCAGGAAAATAAAGGAAAGAAATAAAAAGCTTCTGGGTGATCTTTAA
- a CDS encoding metallophosphoesterase family protein, with the protein MVRFIHFSDTHLGYKQYMMDERENDFYEAFNEAIDIGINEHVDFFVHSGDLFDTWLPSNRAMNEFKKAMLKLYERNIDMYLIMGDHDRPKRRDEVASRIFDFLGVHLLGYDDLDVVRKKFDEEIIISGISNMKGLRIPQLLELYKKADVIAESEKNSVLISHEGVSPYFIKEQSEVDSSDLPVNYTYLAFGHIHDSKLIDNKKPVFSYAGSTEINDTNELNHFKKYGKSVNLVDINSGTASVSRIKLNSTRYQDLIKTDNINLIIDLDKSLENATGIKKPLITLIINTEDKEYSRKVLAMYNQKAEIRCLFNKSVNMPENPVKSERKLIDYFHGYFHDDKKAELAYNIYTSIKNESVDDAYEIIKKMLLR; encoded by the coding sequence ATGGTGAGATTTATACATTTTTCTGATACACATCTGGGTTACAAACAATATATGATGGATGAACGTGAAAACGATTTTTATGAGGCATTCAACGAGGCAATAGACATAGGCATAAATGAACATGTTGATTTCTTTGTTCACTCTGGAGACCTTTTTGATACCTGGCTGCCATCAAACAGGGCAATGAATGAATTTAAAAAGGCCATGCTAAAATTATATGAAAGGAACATCGATATGTACCTTATAATGGGCGATCACGACAGGCCAAAGCGCCGTGATGAGGTCGCTTCCAGGATCTTTGATTTTCTTGGGGTTCATTTACTTGGCTACGATGACCTTGATGTTGTAAGAAAAAAATTTGATGAGGAAATAATAATATCAGGAATATCAAACATGAAGGGTTTAAGGATACCGCAGCTTCTTGAGCTTTATAAAAAGGCCGATGTTATTGCAGAATCAGAGAAAAATTCAGTTTTAATATCCCATGAGGGTGTCTCACCATATTTTATAAAGGAGCAGAGCGAGGTTGATTCAAGCGATCTCCCTGTAAATTATACATACCTGGCCTTTGGGCATATACATGATTCAAAATTAATAGATAATAAAAAGCCTGTTTTTTCATACGCAGGCTCAACAGAAATAAATGATACAAATGAATTAAATCATTTTAAAAAATACGGAAAATCTGTAAACCTCGTGGATATAAACAGCGGAACTGCATCTGTAAGCAGGATAAAACTTAACAGCACAAGGTACCAGGATTTAATAAAAACGGATAATATAAATTTGATAATCGATCTTGATAAATCACTTGAAAATGCAACCGGCATAAAGAAGCCGCTGATAACATTGATAATAAATACCGAGGATAAAGAATACTCAAGGAAGGTTCTTGCCATGTATAATCAAAAGGCAGAGATAAGATGCCTTTTTAACAAATCAGTAAACATGCCTGAAAATCCTGTAAAATCAGAGAGAAAATTAATAGACTACTTCCACGGATACTTCCATGATGATAAAAAGGCCGAGCTTGCATATAATATTTATACCTCAATAAAAAACGAGAGCGTTGATGATGCCTACGAAATTATTAAAAAGATGCTTTTAAGGTAG
- a CDS encoding site-2 protease family protein, giving the protein MEVKVQSDDLEYVVSTVRSYINSYETDVNPLYIRFYFFESDNPLLDENFDEIRKILVPSGYIPAVIKGPENYIEVTRRPKENYRSIYVNIIMLVLTLLSTVYVGSIYAASFVRPGPYYEFYKLLYGFVFFSLPLMFILGIHETAHYLVARRYRVNASLPFFIPFPYIIGTFGAFVSLRDPIPDRKAMTEIGAAGPIAGFLASIPLMFLAQYFEKVIKPVNNVIPFQLNYPLIYKLFGIFEPVKVPVFPMVFAVWVGIFATAMNLIPAGQLDGGHIVRGLLGSRAYILNYIFLGFLFYLAIVYNYLGWLFLALFVIFLGLVHPPALNDYARIKMRDVFIGIFCLLMFIITFTPLPIKP; this is encoded by the coding sequence ATGGAAGTAAAAGTGCAGAGTGATGATTTAGAATACGTTGTAAGCACGGTAAGATCATATATAAATTCATATGAAACCGATGTTAACCCGCTTTACATTAGGTTTTATTTCTTTGAGAGTGACAATCCACTCCTGGATGAAAATTTTGACGAGATAAGAAAGATTCTTGTTCCAAGTGGATACATACCTGCTGTTATCAAGGGCCCTGAAAACTACATAGAGGTAACAAGAAGGCCAAAGGAGAATTATAGAAGCATCTACGTTAATATTATAATGCTTGTTCTTACGCTTTTATCGACAGTATACGTCGGATCTATATACGCAGCAAGCTTTGTTAGGCCAGGACCATACTATGAGTTTTACAAGCTATTGTACGGCTTTGTATTCTTCTCATTGCCATTAATGTTCATACTTGGCATACATGAAACGGCGCATTATCTTGTTGCAAGAAGATACAGGGTAAACGCATCACTGCCATTTTTTATACCATTTCCATATATTATAGGCACCTTTGGTGCATTTGTTTCTTTAAGGGATCCAATACCGGATAGAAAGGCCATGACCGAGATTGGTGCTGCAGGCCCAATAGCAGGCTTTCTTGCATCAATACCATTGATGTTTCTTGCACAGTACTTTGAAAAGGTTATAAAGCCTGTAAACAATGTAATACCATTTCAGTTAAATTATCCATTGATCTATAAGCTCTTCGGTATTTTTGAGCCTGTTAAGGTTCCGGTTTTTCCAATGGTCTTTGCAGTCTGGGTTGGTATCTTCGCAACGGCAATGAACTTAATACCCGCAGGGCAGCTTGATGGTGGTCACATCGTAAGGGGTCTCCTTGGGTCAAGGGCATATATATTAAATTACATCTTTCTTGGCTTCCTCTTCTACCTGGCAATAGTATACAATTATCTTGGCTGGCTCTTTCTGGCTCTTTTCGTTATATTTCTTGGTCTTGTCCATCCACCTGCATTGAATGATTACGCAAGAATAAAAATGCGCGATGTTTTCATAGGCATCTTCTGCCTGCTAATGTTTATAATTACATTCACACCGCTGCCCATAAAACCATAG
- a CDS encoding OBG GTPase family GTP-binding protein, with product MPTIGERIKELEEEIKRTQYNKATEKHIGILKAKISKLEMEESAHKKASGHGFYVPKTGDATVALVGYPNVGKSSLLNKLTNKKSEVGNFAFTTLTIVPGTMNYRGAQIQILDLPGIIDNAALGAGRGREVLAAVRNADLILIVTDPETKGLDRIKSELYKAGIVLNKKRKDISFKKSNYGGLRIYKPRNIDLSDDDIRDIAKEFKVVNGTLYIRENIDYDDLIDFFKGNIVYIKAILVINKIDLANRPLDDIEMSFNDYIEVSAEKNINIEKLKEKIFDNLDLIRIYMKNKSGEVDYERPMILNNGSTVREVCRKISREMLNSFRYAIISGPNRKAEMRVGLDYELKDEDTVTLISKN from the coding sequence ATGCCCACAATAGGTGAAAGAATAAAGGAGCTTGAGGAGGAAATAAAGAGGACACAGTACAACAAGGCAACGGAGAAGCATATAGGCATCCTAAAGGCAAAGATATCAAAGCTTGAAATGGAGGAATCTGCCCATAAGAAGGCCTCAGGCCATGGTTTTTATGTTCCAAAAACTGGTGATGCCACTGTTGCCCTTGTTGGCTATCCAAACGTTGGAAAGAGCTCTTTATTAAATAAATTAACAAATAAAAAGAGCGAGGTTGGTAACTTCGCATTCACAACATTAACCATTGTTCCTGGAACCATGAACTACCGCGGTGCACAGATACAGATTCTGGATTTGCCAGGAATAATAGACAATGCGGCCCTTGGAGCCGGCCGTGGCCGTGAGGTTCTTGCTGCAGTGAGAAACGCTGATCTGATTTTAATAGTTACCGATCCTGAAACCAAAGGTCTTGACAGAATAAAATCTGAACTTTACAAGGCCGGCATAGTATTAAATAAAAAGAGAAAGGATATCTCATTTAAGAAGAGCAACTATGGCGGTTTAAGAATATACAAGCCCAGGAACATAGACCTGAGCGATGATGATATAAGGGACATTGCAAAGGAGTTTAAGGTTGTCAATGGAACATTGTATATAAGAGAGAATATAGATTACGACGATTTAATAGACTTTTTTAAGGGAAACATTGTTTATATAAAGGCAATACTCGTTATTAATAAGATAGATCTGGCAAACAGGCCACTGGATGATATAGAAATGTCCTTTAATGACTACATAGAGGTTTCTGCTGAAAAAAACATAAACATAGAAAAATTAAAGGAAAAGATCTTTGATAACCTTGATCTTATAAGAATTTACATGAAAAACAAGTCAGGCGAGGTTGATTATGAAAGGCCAATGATATTAAACAATGGTTCCACGGTCAGGGAGGTTTGCAGGAAGATAAGCAGGGAGATGCTTAACAGCTTTAGATATGCCATAATTTCAGGTCCAAACAGAAAGGCGGAAATGCGTGTTGGCCTTGATTATGAATTAAAGGATGAGGACACGGTAACCTTGATAAGCAAGAATTGA
- a CDS encoding DNA double-strand break repair ATPase Rad50, producing MIIKSLKLKNFVSYDDAEIEFTPGITIITGKNGAGKTSIVDAIKFALFTETRNSEKIEEMVKKGKNNLSVMLEFYIGNDVYQVFRSYKFGKGSRRESYIKKNNEIIAEGFDQTTKAIENILGISKDVFKNSIFVGQGEMDSLISGTPKQRKEIFSEILEINSLSRNADKLKDVLKMLRPEISNINDVEEKLKSSNLELENIKKSLADDEKSHSITLKEIERLSIVYQNAMDDYNNAKSAMNELSSLEDMKNRLNSDIKTAESDLSMELEKNNYYKELEERHMKIINDPVYKNRNYINDYFKYINDIENKKQILSNIDAEINKYHAIIKKLSVLEKDYNDYIKKKSEYDDLNNQILELEGYHMDYNGYLKSYESLNMKIREYSINIDPDAIKKELNEINVKLQDYSSKVSSLNQRKRSLIENLDELSRNMEILNGQSVCPVCGTTLGEDKINHIINDYNNKKSGIESKIREIEIDVKDINNKIVDLKKRKEYLESEEINKSINEYNKIESARHDLEDIKIKINELKDKEDKYNEIKNRIKSLKESIEILDSRRTSYLNLLSQRDLIDIDTNQSRSNEIKSQINDLESGLQEIIKIIGFEPDRSCIDKIREMENEANNYNNKYNEIQENKILIEKLRGKIDNYKKQIAEIDSRIPDLKTITSRINDIEDNYNKSRKALDDAKANRARLEATIEINRTRINELSDRINEINETLESMKKIKAAIGFLDELRNALDVSGIQSMIRKEASQAMTSLVRKYLFEFNFDFDDIDIDEDFNIKVSQRSMVQDIDSLSGGEKTALSLALRLAVAEYALNNKSFIIMDEPTNYLDEDRRTNLKDIIQYSLRQSGDIDQLIMITHHSDMSSVADVSYEIDKSSGSSKIIPL from the coding sequence ATGATAATAAAATCATTAAAATTAAAAAACTTTGTCTCATACGATGATGCTGAAATAGAGTTCACACCAGGAATAACAATTATAACAGGAAAAAACGGTGCCGGGAAGACAAGCATTGTTGACGCAATAAAGTTTGCGCTGTTTACCGAAACAAGGAATTCAGAGAAAATCGAGGAGATGGTAAAGAAGGGTAAAAACAATCTATCAGTAATGCTTGAATTCTACATTGGCAATGATGTTTACCAGGTTTTTAGATCCTACAAGTTTGGCAAAGGCTCAAGGCGTGAATCATACATAAAAAAGAACAATGAGATCATTGCGGAGGGTTTTGATCAGACAACAAAAGCCATTGAGAATATACTCGGCATATCAAAGGACGTTTTTAAAAACTCAATCTTCGTTGGCCAGGGTGAGATGGATTCTTTAATATCAGGAACACCAAAGCAGAGAAAGGAGATATTTAGCGAGATACTTGAAATAAACTCATTATCAAGGAATGCCGATAAATTAAAGGATGTATTAAAAATGCTTAGGCCAGAGATATCAAATATAAACGATGTTGAGGAAAAGCTCAAATCAAGTAATCTTGAACTGGAAAATATTAAAAAATCACTGGCCGATGATGAGAAAAGCCATTCCATTACTTTAAAGGAGATAGAAAGATTAAGCATTGTTTATCAGAATGCCATGGATGATTATAATAATGCAAAATCCGCAATGAACGAGCTCTCATCCCTGGAGGATATGAAAAACAGGCTAAACAGCGATATTAAAACTGCAGAGAGTGATCTTTCCATGGAACTGGAAAAAAACAATTACTATAAAGAACTTGAGGAGAGGCACATGAAAATAATTAACGATCCTGTTTATAAAAACAGGAATTACATAAATGATTATTTTAAATACATTAATGATATTGAAAACAAAAAACAGATCCTTTCAAATATAGATGCAGAAATAAACAAATACCATGCAATTATTAAAAAATTATCAGTTCTTGAAAAGGATTACAATGATTATATAAAAAAGAAAAGTGAGTATGACGATCTAAATAATCAAATTTTGGAGCTTGAAGGATACCATATGGATTACAATGGCTATTTAAAATCATACGAATCACTAAACATGAAGATCAGAGAATATTCAATTAATATCGATCCTGACGCAATAAAAAAGGAATTAAATGAAATCAATGTTAAACTTCAGGATTATTCATCAAAAGTATCATCATTAAATCAAAGAAAAAGATCCTTGATTGAAAACCTTGATGAACTATCCAGGAATATGGAGATATTGAACGGTCAGAGCGTATGCCCGGTCTGTGGCACAACCCTTGGAGAAGACAAAATTAATCATATAATAAATGATTACAATAATAAAAAATCCGGGATTGAATCAAAAATAAGAGAGATAGAGATCGATGTAAAAGATATAAATAATAAAATCGTCGATCTAAAAAAAAGGAAGGAATATCTTGAATCAGAAGAAATAAACAAAAGTATAAATGAATATAATAAAATTGAATCAGCAAGGCACGATCTCGAGGACATTAAAATTAAAATAAATGAATTAAAGGATAAAGAGGATAAATACAATGAGATAAAAAATAGGATTAAATCATTAAAAGAATCAATAGAAATCCTTGATTCAAGGAGAACATCATACCTAAATCTGTTATCGCAAAGGGATCTAATAGACATAGACACGAATCAGTCAAGATCCAATGAGATAAAATCGCAGATAAATGATCTGGAGTCAGGGTTACAGGAGATTATAAAAATCATAGGTTTTGAACCTGACAGAAGTTGTATTGATAAAATAAGGGAAATGGAGAATGAGGCGAATAATTATAACAATAAATACAATGAGATACAGGAAAATAAAATTTTAATTGAAAAATTAAGGGGAAAGATTGATAACTATAAAAAGCAGATTGCCGAGATCGATTCAAGGATCCCGGATTTAAAGACTATAACATCAAGAATTAATGATATTGAGGATAATTATAATAAAAGCAGAAAGGCCCTTGATGATGCAAAGGCAAACAGGGCAAGGCTCGAGGCAACAATAGAGATCAATAGAACCAGGATAAATGAGCTTTCAGACAGAATAAATGAAATTAATGAAACCCTTGAATCAATGAAAAAGATAAAAGCCGCGATAGGCTTTCTTGATGAACTAAGGAACGCCCTTGATGTCAGCGGAATACAGTCAATGATAAGAAAGGAGGCATCGCAGGCAATGACCTCGCTTGTTAGAAAATACCTTTTTGAATTCAACTTTGATTTTGATGATATAGATATAGATGAGGATTTTAACATAAAGGTTTCCCAGAGATCCATGGTTCAGGACATTGATTCATTAAGCGGTGGGGAAAAAACAGCGCTCTCACTGGCATTAAGACTTGCGGTTGCAGAGTATGCATTAAATAATAAAAGTTTTATAATAATGGATGAGCCCACAAACTATCTCGATGAGGACAGAAGAACAAATCTAAAGGATATAATACAGTATTCATTAAGGCAGTCAGGAGATATAGATCAGTTAATAATGATAACGCATCACAGCGATATGTCATCCGTTGCCGATGTTTCATACGAAATTGATAAGTCCTCAGGCTCATCAAAGATTATACCATTATAA
- the ilvA gene encoding threonine ammonia-lyase, translating into MEFDDILYAKSVVSRYLHRTPVFHSKTFSDMFHGDIFFKMENFQKTGSFKSRGAVTKFSRLSDEELKNGVITASAGNHAQGVAYAASIFKTDAKIVMPENTTPAKVNAVEAYGGHVILTGSSYDESHSHALKIAMDENRTFIEAYNDEAIIAGQGTIALELFEDLGNLDQIIVPIGGGGLISGIAFAAKHINPNVKIIGVESEKANAMMLSLRENRIVPYTSSDTIADGIAVKYPGDITFDIVKNYVDDVVTVNDESIAYSLFKLLEREKVLVEPSGAVGLAALYEGKIDSESKKTAIILSGGNINFLLLSKIIYKSMEMENKLIRLEFNLPDRPGTMVKIVNAISSVGANIYHAEVDNLKKNTPIGYQNLTFTVNIVDANRIEKLLNALDSLGYKYNIIN; encoded by the coding sequence ATGGAATTCGATGATATATTATATGCAAAATCAGTTGTATCAAGGTATCTGCACAGGACGCCTGTTTTTCATTCAAAGACCTTCAGCGACATGTTCCACGGGGATATATTTTTTAAAATGGAGAATTTCCAGAAGACCGGCTCATTTAAATCAAGGGGTGCGGTTACAAAGTTCTCAAGGTTAAGCGATGAGGAACTAAAAAACGGTGTCATAACGGCAAGCGCTGGAAACCATGCGCAGGGCGTTGCATATGCCGCATCGATCTTTAAAACAGATGCAAAGATAGTAATGCCTGAAAACACAACACCGGCAAAGGTAAACGCTGTTGAGGCATACGGCGGCCATGTAATACTAACCGGGAGCTCATACGATGAATCACATAGCCATGCATTAAAAATAGCAATGGATGAAAATAGAACATTTATAGAGGCATACAATGATGAGGCCATTATAGCAGGCCAGGGTACAATAGCACTTGAGCTCTTTGAGGATCTTGGAAATCTTGATCAGATAATAGTGCCCATTGGGGGTGGCGGTTTAATATCCGGGATAGCCTTTGCCGCAAAGCACATAAATCCAAATGTAAAAATCATAGGTGTCGAATCAGAAAAGGCAAATGCAATGATGCTATCATTAAGGGAAAACAGAATAGTTCCATACACAAGCTCTGATACAATAGCCGATGGCATAGCCGTGAAATATCCCGGGGATATAACATTTGACATTGTAAAAAACTATGTTGACGATGTTGTTACAGTAAATGATGAAAGCATAGCCTATTCATTGTTTAAACTGCTTGAGCGTGAAAAGGTTCTTGTTGAGCCATCCGGGGCAGTTGGTCTTGCCGCACTCTACGAGGGTAAGATAGACTCAGAATCAAAGAAAACTGCAATAATACTATCAGGCGGAAACATAAATTTTCTGCTGCTATCAAAAATTATATACAAATCCATGGAGATGGAGAATAAATTAATAAGGCTTGAGTTCAACCTTCCTGACAGGCCGGGAACCATGGTAAAAATAGTAAACGCAATATCAAGCGTTGGCGCAAATATATACCATGCCGAGGTCGATAATTTAAAAAAGAACACGCCTATAGGCTATCAAAATCTTACATTTACCGTAAACATAGTTGACGCAAATAGAATAGAAAAACTATTGAACGCACTGGACTCCCTTGGATATAAATATAATATAATAAATTAA